In a genomic window of Spirosoma agri:
- a CDS encoding VOC family protein, with protein MKQHIAQLSLVVNDYDEAIDFYTNKLNFDLLEDTVLSETKRWVRVAPKGSSETGLLLAKADTDEQRSRVGNQTGGRVFLFLYTDDFWRDHAAMQQAGIVFVRPPVEQPYGTVAVFEDLYGNQWDLIEPKNQD; from the coding sequence ATGAAACAACATATTGCTCAGCTTAGCCTTGTCGTCAATGACTATGACGAGGCCATTGATTTCTACACGAATAAACTCAACTTCGATCTGCTCGAAGATACGGTCCTGAGTGAAACAAAACGATGGGTTCGGGTTGCGCCAAAAGGCTCATCGGAAACGGGCCTACTGTTGGCTAAAGCCGATACGGATGAACAGCGGAGCCGGGTGGGGAATCAAACGGGTGGGCGGGTTTTCCTGTTTTTATACACCGACGATTTCTGGCGCGATCATGCAGCCATGCAACAGGCGGGCATTGTGTTCGTTCGGCCACCCGTGGAGCAGCCTTACGGCACCGTAGCCGTTTTCGAGGATTTGTACGGTAATCAATGGGATTTGATCGAACCGAAAAATCAGGATTGA
- a CDS encoding putative porin: MNRSVLFLFFFISLTTFVQAQQFPGTTTQLPGGFGQTTRPGSTTGGNSSGIDDSTKVIYGPKSTRYVLEGDIFNNRKKLYTMDTTMDDVHRFLYVQRTQNHYQDLGNLGTPIRDVFVPVPQQLGAQTGYSVFSPYAYQTMQVKYFNTKSPFTDMYLALGGHNQNILRFDFAQNITPRWNVGFDVQRFTSQKQFGTGGATSQAKLLAQNWGFLAHTNYQSKNEKYTLLMHFINMNHVVAEQGGVKPGTNLDGTLNRYAYTGDAMLAGGGVSTLSSSYPDPRGSDIRNDWHIYHQYVLDQGFQVYHRLDYNRHKNYFQDDTLSFNRAFYPAIIGDTSRIEQDARFRLLENQFGLKGIYRRGESAFNYRAYIRSRVYGQYTRYNTSRTNYNEYETRRVETFLGGWLGYYFPDSLSQVTAEAEYQVGGGYRLQGQFESKFLTAGYSSIFANPTLLQERFQSHIFFWRNNFSLRGYNHAYGKLNLRYKKLLLQPGLDYHLLSNYVYFDSNAVARQLNGSFSVLRTGLGYQFEVGKFLASGQAYYTVQSRNDVLRTPPFFMNARFQYELLYAKVLYIQVGVDLHYKSPYYADAYMPVSQQFYIQNKQKVEGYVLADLYANLRVNRTRLFVKLSHVNQGVFEPGYFVAPNYLAMRRSFAFGVDWYLFD, from the coding sequence ATGAATCGAAGCGTACTTTTTCTTTTCTTTTTTATAAGCCTGACGACCTTTGTGCAGGCGCAGCAGTTTCCGGGTACAACAACCCAACTGCCGGGCGGATTTGGGCAGACAACGCGTCCGGGCAGCACCACGGGTGGCAATAGCAGCGGTATTGACGATTCGACGAAGGTTATTTACGGGCCGAAGTCCACTCGTTACGTACTGGAAGGTGATATTTTTAACAACCGGAAGAAACTGTATACCATGGATACGACCATGGATGATGTTCACCGGTTTCTGTACGTGCAGCGGACCCAGAATCATTATCAGGATCTGGGCAATCTGGGTACGCCCATCAGGGACGTGTTCGTGCCGGTGCCCCAGCAGCTTGGGGCGCAGACGGGCTACTCGGTTTTCTCGCCCTATGCGTACCAGACCATGCAAGTCAAGTATTTCAATACCAAGTCGCCATTTACGGATATGTATCTGGCCCTCGGTGGACATAACCAGAACATACTTCGGTTCGATTTTGCGCAGAACATAACCCCCCGCTGGAACGTAGGATTCGATGTTCAACGATTTACGTCGCAGAAGCAGTTTGGCACGGGTGGGGCTACCAGCCAGGCTAAACTGCTGGCCCAGAACTGGGGATTTCTTGCCCATACAAACTACCAGTCCAAAAACGAGAAGTACACCCTGTTGATGCATTTCATCAACATGAACCACGTGGTTGCTGAGCAGGGCGGTGTGAAGCCCGGAACTAATCTCGATGGAACGCTGAATCGGTATGCCTACACGGGCGATGCTATGCTGGCGGGGGGGGGCGTATCGACGTTATCGTCGTCCTATCCTGACCCACGCGGCTCAGATATTCGGAATGACTGGCATATATATCACCAATACGTACTGGATCAGGGGTTTCAGGTGTACCACCGGCTCGACTATAACCGACACAAAAACTACTTTCAGGACGATACGCTTTCGTTCAACCGGGCTTTCTACCCGGCCATTATCGGCGATACATCGCGTATCGAGCAGGACGCCCGCTTTCGACTGCTCGAAAATCAGTTTGGCCTGAAGGGAATATACCGACGGGGTGAGTCGGCGTTCAACTATCGGGCCTATATCCGCAGTCGGGTATATGGGCAGTATACGCGGTACAACACCTCTCGTACCAATTACAATGAATATGAAACCCGGCGGGTCGAGACGTTTCTGGGCGGCTGGCTAGGGTATTATTTCCCCGATAGTTTATCGCAGGTAACCGCCGAAGCTGAATACCAGGTTGGGGGTGGGTATCGATTGCAGGGGCAGTTCGAGAGCAAATTCCTGACTGCGGGGTACTCGTCTATTTTTGCGAATCCGACGCTGTTGCAGGAGCGGTTCCAGAGTCATATTTTCTTCTGGCGCAACAATTTCAGTCTGCGCGGCTACAACCATGCCTACGGGAAGCTGAATCTGCGGTATAAAAAATTACTGCTACAACCGGGGCTTGACTATCACCTGCTCAGTAATTACGTTTATTTCGACAGTAATGCCGTAGCTCGTCAGCTCAATGGTTCATTCAGTGTGTTACGAACGGGGCTGGGCTATCAGTTCGAGGTCGGCAAGTTTCTGGCCTCCGGTCAGGCGTACTACACGGTGCAATCGAGGAACGACGTGCTGCGAACACCCCCATTTTTCATGAACGCGCGGTTCCAGTACGAACTGCTCTACGCCAAGGTATTATACATTCAGGTCGGCGTTGATCTGCACTATAAGTCACCCTACTACGCTGATGCTTACATGCCGGTGAGCCAGCAATTTTATATTCAGAACAAGCAGAAAGTTGAGGGATACGTACTAGCCGACCTCTACGCCAATCTGCGGGTAAACCGAACCCGGTTGTTTGTCAAGCTGTCCCACGTCAACCAGGGTGTATTTGAGCCCGGCTATTTCGTAGCTCCCAACTATTTGGCTATGCGCCGAAGTTTTGCCTTTGGTGTCGATTGGTATCTATTTGACTAA
- the hemF gene encoding oxygen-dependent coproporphyrinogen oxidase, translating into MITSEQLSTKETITAFFIDLQDRICQSLEGADEVGTFREDAWERPGGGGGRSRTLTNGAVIEKGGVGFSAVHGEATESTLRSLNLTEPAEFYATGVSIVLHPHNPMVPIIHMNVRYFEMSSGQCWFGGGIDLTPHYVVEEDARWFHQTLKSVCDRHDPAYHAKFKPWADDYFYIPHRQETRGIGGIFFDYLKPADAAHKADLFAFVQDVGNTFAPIYTHFMHKNRDLPFGEREKQWQLLRRGRYVEFNLVWDRGTKFGLETNGRTESILMSMPPQANWAYDFRPESGSREEQTLTQLRKGIDWV; encoded by the coding sequence ATGATAACGTCGGAGCAACTGAGCACAAAGGAAACGATTACTGCTTTTTTTATTGATCTACAGGACCGCATTTGTCAGTCCCTGGAAGGCGCGGATGAGGTCGGAACATTTCGCGAAGACGCCTGGGAACGGCCCGGTGGCGGTGGAGGGCGTTCGCGTACATTGACCAATGGCGCCGTTATTGAGAAGGGGGGCGTTGGCTTTTCGGCCGTTCATGGTGAAGCGACAGAATCCACGTTACGTTCATTGAACCTGACCGAGCCGGCTGAATTCTATGCGACCGGCGTTTCAATTGTTTTGCACCCGCACAACCCGATGGTGCCGATCATTCACATGAACGTCCGGTATTTTGAGATGAGCAGCGGTCAATGCTGGTTCGGTGGGGGGATCGACCTGACTCCGCATTACGTGGTCGAAGAGGATGCCCGCTGGTTTCACCAAACCCTCAAATCCGTTTGTGACCGTCATGACCCGGCCTATCATGCCAAGTTCAAGCCATGGGCCGACGATTATTTTTACATTCCTCACCGGCAGGAAACGCGTGGTATCGGCGGTATTTTCTTCGATTACCTGAAACCGGCGGATGCGGCTCACAAAGCTGACCTTTTTGCGTTTGTCCAAGATGTGGGCAATACGTTTGCGCCTATATACACCCACTTTATGCACAAGAATCGTGATCTGCCGTTTGGCGAACGCGAGAAGCAGTGGCAATTACTACGTCGGGGGCGGTATGTCGAATTTAATCTGGTCTGGGATCGGGGCACTAAATTTGGTCTTGAAACGAATGGCCGTACGGAGTCCATTCTGATGAGTATGCCACCTCAGGCTAACTGGGCGTATGATTTCCGGCCCGAATCGGGCAGTCGCGAAGAACAAACGTTAACCCAACTTCGAAAAGGTATCGATTGGGTTTAG
- the lpxK gene encoding tetraacyldisaccharide 4'-kinase, which produces MSQRLLIPFSRLYAAITDVRNWLYDRKLYESYVADPCVIAVGNLTVGGTGKTPMIEYLIKRHINDRANKPVETATLSRGYGRKTNGFRIATDHDTAETIGDEPLQLYRKFKHQVRVCVGERRADAIRKLLDLEPGIKQILLDDAFQHRAVQPHLNLLLTDYTRPFYADYPFPAGRLRERRHGARRADAIIVTKCPDGLNTTEQAAIRAKIQPYARPDTPILFARLHYGQPIAFADQKPVDWLSEVILVSGLGNAKPLEEYVQRTFSIKKNHRFADHYAYTRADFDQLIRSIAPGDVLLTTEKDWVKLDALLTADERLRLPLYYLPVEMMFLPDDKAKFAALVDNVLLKNR; this is translated from the coding sequence GTGTCTCAGCGATTACTCATCCCCTTTAGTAGACTATACGCAGCAATTACCGACGTTCGTAATTGGTTGTACGATAGGAAATTATATGAAAGTTATGTTGCTGACCCCTGCGTTATAGCGGTTGGAAATTTGACCGTCGGCGGTACGGGAAAAACGCCCATGATTGAATATTTGATTAAACGGCACATAAACGATAGAGCAAATAAACCTGTCGAGACGGCCACACTAAGCCGGGGCTATGGCCGAAAAACAAACGGATTTCGAATCGCCACGGATCACGATACCGCCGAAACGATTGGTGATGAACCGTTGCAGCTTTATCGAAAATTTAAGCATCAGGTCAGGGTCTGCGTGGGCGAACGGCGGGCCGATGCCATCCGGAAACTGCTCGACCTTGAGCCCGGCATCAAACAGATTCTGCTCGACGATGCGTTTCAGCACCGGGCCGTACAACCGCACCTGAATCTATTGCTGACGGATTATACCCGACCGTTCTACGCCGATTACCCCTTTCCGGCGGGGCGGTTGCGTGAACGCCGTCATGGTGCACGGCGGGCCGACGCGATCATTGTAACCAAATGTCCTGACGGATTGAACACGACCGAACAGGCTGCCATCAGAGCGAAAATTCAGCCGTATGCCCGCCCCGACACCCCGATCCTGTTTGCCCGCCTACACTACGGACAACCGATTGCGTTTGCCGATCAGAAACCCGTTGATTGGTTGAGTGAGGTTATTCTCGTTTCGGGTTTGGGCAATGCAAAGCCGCTGGAGGAGTATGTACAACGGACGTTTTCGATAAAGAAAAACCACCGGTTCGCAGATCACTACGCCTACACACGCGCCGACTTCGATCAGCTGATTCGGTCGATCGCTCCCGGTGATGTGCTGCTGACAACCGAAAAAGACTGGGTGAAACTGGATGCGCTGCTCACCGCTGATGAGCGACTTCGGCTGCCGCTGTACTATCTGCCTGTCGAAATGATGTTTTTACCAGACGATAAAGCCAAATTTGCAGCACTAGTAGATAATGTCCTCCTTAAAAATCGTTAA
- a CDS encoding gluconate 2-dehydrogenase subunit 3 family protein, whose translation MKRRDTLKAFSLAGFGLAVSPVEAAVPSPPDVKPLKIPGGRQKFEAERDAKLNAEKFFTPHELQTVTVLSDIIIPADERSGSASQAGVPAFIEFMMKDQPSNQTPMRGGIRWLDNTCVKRYGKQFVLCTKAQQIDIIEQIAYPKQAKADMTQGASFFSMMRNLTATGFFTSKIGIKDIGYVGNVPNQWDGVPDDVLKQYNLAYEERELTQGK comes from the coding sequence ATGAAACGCAGAGACACCCTTAAAGCCTTTTCCCTTGCCGGCTTCGGTCTGGCAGTTTCGCCTGTGGAGGCCGCCGTGCCATCACCACCCGATGTCAAGCCACTCAAAATTCCGGGTGGACGGCAGAAGTTTGAAGCGGAACGTGATGCAAAACTGAACGCCGAGAAGTTCTTCACGCCCCACGAACTGCAAACGGTTACCGTGCTGTCCGATATTATTATTCCGGCCGATGAGCGGTCGGGTAGTGCCTCGCAGGCGGGTGTGCCAGCCTTCATCGAGTTTATGATGAAGGATCAGCCATCCAACCAGACGCCCATGCGGGGTGGTATTCGCTGGCTGGATAACACCTGCGTGAAACGCTATGGTAAGCAGTTCGTTCTCTGCACAAAGGCGCAGCAGATCGATATTATCGAACAAATCGCGTATCCTAAGCAGGCTAAAGCCGATATGACGCAGGGCGCTTCGTTTTTCTCGATGATGCGCAACCTGACGGCAACGGGCTTTTTTACCAGTAAAATCGGTATCAAGGATATCGGTTATGTCGGTAACGTGCCGAACCAGTGGGACGGTGTACCAGACGACGTGCTGAAACAATACAATCTGGCCTACGAAGAGCGTGAGCTAACGCAGGGCAAATAA
- the mtaB gene encoding tRNA (N(6)-L-threonylcarbamoyladenosine(37)-C(2))-methylthiotransferase MtaB — protein MKKVAFYTLGCKLNFSETSTLARLMEQQGYERVEFNQQPDVFIINTCSVTDNADKKCRKIVREAQKINPEGYVAILGCYAQLKPKEISEIPGVDAVLGAAEKFRLHELMPTFVKVSAGQPAQVFNSPIEDVIDYHASYSLNDRTRTFLKVQDGCDYPCAYCTIPLARGKSRSDTVANVVKAAREIAERGVKEIVLTGVNIGDFGLVNGQKQETFFELVQALDDVEGIERFRISSIEPNLLTDEIIAFVAQSKRFVPHFHVPLQSGSNRVLSLMRRRYKRELYADRVQKIKELMPHACIGVDVIVGHPGETDDAFKETYMFLNELPVSYLHVFTYSERPNTTALSIKPVVPGHVRAERSKMLHILSDKKRRAFYDSQVGRDATVLFEEDIADGLMQGFTENYVRVIAKYDPLLINELLPVHLTAVNADGLMEVAEAAYAH, from the coding sequence GTGAAAAAAGTCGCCTTTTATACACTGGGTTGTAAGCTGAACTTCTCCGAAACCTCTACGCTTGCCCGCTTAATGGAGCAGCAGGGGTACGAACGGGTGGAGTTTAACCAGCAGCCGGACGTTTTCATTATCAATACCTGCTCCGTGACGGACAACGCCGACAAGAAATGCCGGAAAATTGTTCGCGAAGCGCAGAAAATCAATCCGGAAGGCTATGTGGCGATCCTAGGTTGTTACGCACAGCTGAAACCCAAAGAGATTTCGGAGATTCCGGGTGTCGATGCCGTGTTAGGTGCCGCCGAAAAATTCCGGTTGCATGAACTCATGCCGACGTTTGTAAAAGTGTCGGCGGGTCAACCGGCGCAGGTGTTCAACTCACCGATCGAAGACGTTATCGATTACCACGCTTCCTACTCGCTCAACGACCGGACGCGCACGTTCCTGAAAGTGCAGGATGGCTGCGATTATCCGTGTGCTTACTGTACCATTCCGCTGGCCCGTGGTAAAAGCCGCTCCGACACAGTCGCCAACGTCGTGAAAGCAGCCCGTGAGATTGCTGAACGGGGCGTAAAGGAAATCGTGTTGACAGGCGTCAATATTGGTGATTTTGGCTTGGTGAATGGTCAGAAGCAGGAAACGTTTTTTGAACTGGTACAGGCGCTGGACGACGTGGAAGGCATCGAACGATTCCGGATTTCGAGCATCGAGCCAAACCTCCTAACCGACGAAATCATTGCCTTTGTGGCACAATCAAAACGGTTTGTACCGCATTTTCACGTGCCCCTTCAATCGGGTAGTAACCGCGTTCTGAGCCTGATGCGTCGTCGCTACAAGCGGGAACTCTACGCTGATCGTGTGCAGAAAATCAAGGAGTTGATGCCCCATGCCTGCATTGGTGTCGATGTGATTGTAGGTCATCCTGGCGAAACGGACGATGCGTTTAAAGAAACGTACATGTTCCTGAATGAGTTACCCGTTTCTTATCTGCACGTTTTCACCTATTCCGAGCGGCCCAATACGACGGCGCTCTCGATCAAACCCGTAGTGCCGGGTCACGTACGGGCCGAACGGTCGAAAATGCTTCACATTCTGTCGGACAAGAAACGTCGGGCTTTTTATGACTCGCAGGTCGGTCGTGACGCTACGGTTTTATTTGAAGAAGACATTGCCGATGGCTTGATGCAGGGCTTTACCGAAAACTACGTCCGTGTTATCGCCAAATACGACCCGTTGCTCATCAACGAACTATTACCGGTTCATCTGACCGCCGTAAATGCCGACGGGTTAATGGAAGTAGCCGAAGCGGCTTACGCTCACTAA
- a CDS encoding o-succinylbenzoate synthase: protein MSLRADYLKYILHFRFEAGTSRGVLTEKTSYILRLYDDEDPSVIGYGECGPLKGLSYDDRPDFEEQLTQNCQEFSDLDLQLFSWNVPIVLNQLINPEFPSILFGFETAMLDFLAGGRRVLLDTDFTNGHRALPINGLVWMGSPEFMRQQIEEKLRDGYTTIKLKIGAIDFEQECDLLAMIRDRYTADQITLRVDANGAFKPDEALKKLERLATYGLHSIEQPIRAGQPDAMAELCHNTPLPIALDEELIGQMEYVHKFRLLKKIQPQYIILKPTLLGGIRHCDEWIEVAGRLNIGWWLTSALESNIGLNAIAQYTAQFKNLIPQGLGTGQLYYNNIDSPLTIEHGQLRYDPAQPWDFSQLAKGSMQSR, encoded by the coding sequence ATGAGTCTCAGAGCCGACTACCTGAAATACATCCTTCATTTTCGCTTCGAAGCGGGTACGTCGCGTGGGGTTCTTACGGAGAAAACATCATACATCCTTCGTTTATATGACGATGAAGATCCATCGGTTATTGGTTACGGGGAGTGTGGGCCGCTGAAGGGCCTGAGCTACGACGACCGGCCCGATTTCGAGGAGCAGTTGACGCAGAATTGTCAGGAGTTTAGCGACCTGGATTTGCAGCTCTTTAGCTGGAACGTTCCCATTGTCCTCAACCAGCTTATCAACCCTGAGTTTCCGAGTATCCTGTTTGGCTTTGAAACGGCCATGCTCGATTTTCTGGCGGGTGGCCGCCGTGTTCTTCTGGACACCGATTTTACGAACGGGCATCGCGCGCTTCCGATCAATGGGTTGGTCTGGATGGGTAGTCCGGAGTTCATGCGCCAGCAAATCGAGGAAAAGCTTCGTGACGGGTATACAACGATCAAGCTAAAGATTGGCGCGATCGACTTTGAGCAGGAATGTGATCTGCTGGCGATGATCCGCGACCGCTACACAGCCGATCAAATCACCCTGCGCGTCGATGCGAACGGCGCGTTCAAACCCGACGAAGCGCTGAAAAAGCTGGAACGACTGGCCACCTACGGACTGCATTCCATCGAACAACCTATCCGCGCCGGACAGCCCGATGCGATGGCCGAACTATGCCACAACACCCCACTTCCGATTGCCCTCGACGAAGAGCTTATCGGCCAGATGGAATACGTGCACAAGTTTCGGTTGCTGAAAAAGATACAGCCACAGTACATCATTCTCAAGCCAACCTTGCTGGGTGGTATCCGGCACTGCGATGAATGGATTGAAGTGGCGGGTCGCTTGAATATTGGCTGGTGGCTAACGTCGGCGCTGGAATCGAACATTGGTCTGAACGCCATTGCGCAGTATACGGCGCAGTTCAAAAATCTCATCCCACAGGGGCTGGGTACGGGGCAATTGTACTACAACAACATCGATAGTCCACTCACCATTGAGCACGGGCAATTACGCTACGATCCCGCTCAACCCTGGGACTTTTCGCAACTGGCGAAGGGCAGTATGCAATCACGCTAA
- a CDS encoding GMC oxidoreductase, which produces MDPFQIKKAPAQFDVAIVGSGAGGGMAAYTLAKAGAKVVLLEAGGYFDPADPKYITQLKWPYESPRRGAGTTRAFGDFDAAWGGWQIDGEPYTTAKGTEFHWFRSRMLGGRTNHWGRISLRFAPDDFRRKSMTGVGEDWPIGYDDLKPFYDRVDRLIGVFGSVENMASEPDGIFLPPPKPRLHELMIRKGARSIGIPVIPSRLSILTKPINDERGSCFYCSQCGRACQAYADFSSSSVLVKPAMKTGNVTLINGAMVREVITDPATGLATGVSYVDTLTLEEKTVVAKSVILAASAGETARLLLNSKSSRFPNGLANTSGVVGKYINDSTGASRSAFVPALMDRKRYNEDGVGGMHVFTPWWLDNKKLDFPRGYHIEYWGGMGMPAYGFGWGVEAMNGMLPGRDGKMKPGGGYGAGLKDDYRRFYGAYVGMAGRGEPVPLESNYCEIDPNVVDKYGIPVLRFNYKWSDYEVKQAKHMQDTFEEIIHSMGGIALGNKPGPENSYGLEAPGKIIHEVGTARMGKDPKSSALNGYQQAHDVKNLFVVDAAPFPSQGDKNVTWTILASSMRTSEYLIDQVKKKNI; this is translated from the coding sequence ATGGATCCCTTTCAAATTAAAAAGGCCCCGGCACAATTCGACGTAGCTATTGTCGGTTCAGGCGCAGGTGGTGGCATGGCTGCCTACACACTCGCGAAAGCCGGGGCTAAAGTCGTATTGCTGGAAGCCGGTGGATACTTCGACCCTGCTGACCCTAAGTATATTACGCAACTGAAGTGGCCCTATGAGTCGCCCCGTCGTGGCGCCGGAACGACCCGTGCGTTCGGTGATTTTGATGCGGCATGGGGTGGCTGGCAAATTGATGGTGAGCCCTATACGACTGCGAAAGGCACCGAGTTTCACTGGTTCCGGTCGCGGATGCTTGGCGGACGTACCAATCACTGGGGCCGTATTTCGCTCCGGTTTGCGCCGGACGATTTCAGACGGAAGAGTATGACCGGTGTTGGCGAAGACTGGCCGATCGGGTATGATGATCTGAAGCCTTTCTACGACCGCGTAGACCGGCTGATCGGCGTTTTTGGTTCGGTCGAAAACATGGCATCGGAACCCGATGGTATCTTTCTGCCCCCGCCAAAACCCCGTTTACACGAATTGATGATCCGTAAGGGTGCGCGGAGCATCGGTATCCCCGTTATTCCGTCTCGTCTATCGATCCTGACCAAACCGATCAACGATGAGCGGGGTTCCTGCTTCTACTGTAGCCAATGCGGTCGGGCCTGTCAGGCGTATGCCGATTTCTCGTCGTCGTCGGTACTGGTGAAGCCAGCGATGAAAACGGGCAACGTTACCCTGATCAACGGGGCGATGGTGCGCGAAGTGATTACCGATCCGGCAACGGGTCTGGCAACGGGCGTAAGCTACGTGGACACGCTGACACTGGAGGAAAAAACAGTCGTCGCTAAGTCAGTTATCTTGGCTGCCAGTGCCGGTGAAACCGCCCGGTTGCTGCTCAATTCCAAATCGAGCCGGTTTCCGAATGGGCTGGCCAATACAAGTGGCGTTGTTGGGAAATACATCAATGACTCGACCGGTGCGTCTCGGTCGGCGTTTGTACCGGCGTTGATGGACCGCAAGCGCTACAACGAAGATGGCGTTGGCGGGATGCACGTCTTTACGCCGTGGTGGCTGGATAACAAAAAGTTAGATTTCCCACGCGGTTACCACATCGAATACTGGGGCGGTATGGGTATGCCTGCCTACGGATTTGGCTGGGGTGTTGAAGCCATGAATGGCATGCTTCCCGGTCGCGATGGGAAGATGAAGCCAGGTGGTGGCTACGGAGCTGGCCTGAAAGACGACTACCGCCGTTTCTACGGTGCCTACGTCGGTATGGCCGGTCGGGGTGAACCCGTTCCTCTTGAGAGCAACTACTGCGAAATCGATCCGAACGTTGTCGATAAATACGGTATTCCGGTACTTCGGTTCAATTACAAGTGGTCGGATTATGAGGTGAAACAGGCTAAACACATGCAGGATACATTCGAAGAAATCATTCATTCGATGGGAGGCATTGCGCTTGGCAACAAACCCGGTCCTGAGAATAGCTACGGTCTGGAAGCACCCGGTAAGATCATCCACGAGGTAGGTACGGCCCGGATGGGTAAAGACCCGAAATCATCGGCGCTGAACGGCTACCAGCAGGCACACGACGTGAAAAACCTGTTTGTGGTGGATGCCGCACCGTTCCCGTCGCAAGGTGACAAGAACGTGACCTGGACCATCTTGGCCAGTTCGATGCGTACCTCGGAATACCTTATTGATCAGGTTAAGAAGAAGAATATTTAA
- a CDS encoding helix-turn-helix domain-containing protein, whose protein sequence is MSQPPGLQELYAKPTARVQAVVRHIYTVRTEDDQPVERVLLPNFQASLLFNFGQPQTIQFETDSTATFRLNRVAILGPIKQAIRFRSEAGGDILSVNFSFDGFYRFFAIPVQQINGQLLHPDELLIRKCFEILWEQLAETADPLDRIATVNAFAEPYVKTSDQALKQVVNSLAVHQSQLHLNPVKLMAMAQGISERAVQLRFQKYVGFSPKEYARFQRFQRVLNELRTPQCTQPDWYDFVERNGYYDQSHLIHDFSYFVGKSPTHLRSELTNSGLHCAPYPLA, encoded by the coding sequence ATGAGTCAGCCACCCGGTTTGCAGGAGTTATACGCTAAACCAACCGCCCGTGTACAGGCAGTCGTTCGGCATATCTATACTGTCCGGACGGAAGACGATCAGCCAGTTGAACGGGTACTGTTGCCGAATTTTCAGGCCAGTCTGCTGTTTAATTTTGGTCAGCCGCAAACCATACAGTTTGAGACTGATTCAACAGCGACTTTCCGGTTGAACCGAGTGGCTATACTGGGTCCGATCAAGCAGGCCATCCGGTTTCGGAGTGAAGCGGGCGGGGACATACTGTCCGTCAATTTTTCGTTCGATGGATTTTACCGGTTTTTTGCCATTCCCGTTCAGCAAATCAATGGCCAGCTGCTTCATCCCGATGAGCTATTGATCAGGAAATGTTTTGAGATTTTGTGGGAACAACTGGCCGAAACCGCTGATCCATTAGACAGGATAGCGACGGTCAACGCGTTTGCCGAACCGTATGTAAAGACCAGCGATCAGGCACTCAAGCAGGTAGTGAACTCACTGGCAGTGCACCAATCGCAGCTACACCTGAATCCGGTAAAGCTTATGGCTATGGCGCAGGGCATCTCGGAGCGGGCCGTTCAATTGCGTTTTCAAAAATACGTTGGATTTTCGCCAAAAGAGTACGCTCGGTTTCAGCGGTTTCAGCGTGTCCTGAACGAGCTTCGTACACCCCAATGCACCCAACCCGACTGGTACGACTTTGTCGAGCGAAACGGCTACTACGATCAGAGCCACCTGATCCATGACTTTTCGTATTTCGTTGGGAAGTCGCCAACCCATCTGCGTAGTGAACTGACCAATTCAGGGTTACACTGCGCCCCGTATCCGTTAGCGTGA